One Erythrobacter sp. SDW2 genomic region harbors:
- the phbB gene encoding acetoacetyl-CoA reductase: MARVAIVTGGTRGIGEAICQRLQRQGHTVIANYAGNDSAAKKFSDETGIPARKWDVGDHEACLEGCAAVEAEFGPIDIVINNAGITRDGTLHKMSFDDWNDVMRVNLGGCFNMAKATFPGMRERGWGRIVNIGSINGQAGQYGQVNYAAAKSGIHGFTKALAQEGAKFGVTVNAIAPGYIDTDMVAAVPAPVLEKIVAKIPVGRLGMAEEIARGVAFLTSENGGFMTGSTMSINGGQHMY; this comes from the coding sequence ATGGCACGCGTAGCAATCGTTACCGGAGGAACCCGCGGCATTGGCGAGGCGATCTGCCAGCGCCTCCAGCGGCAGGGGCACACCGTGATCGCCAACTATGCCGGCAACGATTCGGCCGCGAAGAAGTTCAGCGACGAAACCGGCATTCCCGCGCGCAAATGGGATGTCGGCGATCACGAGGCCTGCCTTGAGGGCTGTGCAGCCGTCGAAGCCGAATTCGGCCCGATCGATATCGTCATCAACAATGCCGGCATCACCCGCGACGGCACGCTGCACAAGATGAGCTTCGACGACTGGAACGACGTCATGCGCGTCAATCTCGGCGGCTGTTTCAACATGGCCAAGGCGACCTTCCCCGGCATGCGCGAGCGCGGCTGGGGCCGGATCGTCAACATCGGCTCGATCAACGGCCAGGCAGGCCAGTACGGCCAGGTCAACTATGCCGCCGCCAAGAGCGGCATCCACGGCTTCACCAAGGCGCTGGCGCAGGAGGGGGCCAAATTCGGTGTCACCGTCAACGCCATCGCGCCCGGCTATATCGACACCGACATGGTCGCCGCTGTCCCGGCCCCGGTGCTGGAGAAGATCGTCGCCAAGATCCCGGTCGGCCGTCTTGGCATGGCCGAGGAAATCGCCCGCGGCGTAGCCTTTCTCACCAGCGAGAACGGCGGCTTCATGACCGGTTCGACCATGAGCATCAACGGCGGCCAGCACATGTACTAG
- the murA gene encoding UDP-N-acetylglucosamine 1-carboxyvinyltransferase yields MDKLVIRGGNRLSGTIPISGAKNSALTLIPCALLTEEPVTLRNLPRLADIDGFQHLINQFGVTTVIQGSRPEDFGRVMSMEATRITSTVAPYDLVRKMRASILVLGPMLARMGEATVSLPGGCAIGNRPIDLHLKALEAFGARIELAAGYVKAVAPDGGLPGGDFDFPVVSVGATENALMAAVLANGTSRLFNAAREPEIVDLCNLLVAMGAEIENIGQSDLVIHGVKRLHGATYRVMPDRIEAGSYACAAAITGGDVMLEGAREHEMLATLHALQAIGCEVEGSKAGVRVAANGPLKATNLTTAPYPGLATDMQAQLMSLLCLAEGTSVLKETIFENRFMHVPELARMGADIETEGRTAIVKGVGKLTGAEVMATDLRASMSLIIAALAAEGESQVRRIYHLDRGYERLEEKLQLVGADIERVGDD; encoded by the coding sequence ATGGACAAACTCGTTATTCGCGGCGGCAATCGCCTTTCCGGCACCATCCCCATTTCGGGCGCGAAGAATTCGGCGCTGACGCTGATCCCCTGCGCCCTGCTGACCGAGGAGCCGGTTACCCTGCGCAATCTGCCGCGGCTGGCCGATATCGACGGCTTCCAGCACCTGATCAACCAGTTCGGGGTGACCACGGTCATCCAGGGCAGCCGACCCGAGGATTTCGGCCGGGTGATGAGCATGGAAGCGACCCGGATCACCTCCACCGTCGCGCCATATGATCTGGTGCGCAAAATGCGCGCCTCGATCCTCGTGCTTGGCCCGATGCTGGCGCGGATGGGCGAGGCAACCGTCTCGCTGCCCGGCGGCTGCGCCATCGGCAACCGTCCGATCGACCTGCACCTCAAGGCGCTGGAGGCTTTCGGCGCGCGGATCGAGCTGGCGGCGGGCTATGTCAAGGCGGTTGCCCCCGATGGCGGGCTTCCCGGCGGCGACTTCGATTTCCCGGTGGTATCGGTCGGCGCGACCGAGAACGCGCTGATGGCGGCGGTGCTGGCGAACGGCACCAGCCGCCTGTTCAATGCCGCGCGCGAGCCCGAGATCGTCGACCTGTGCAATCTGCTGGTGGCGATGGGGGCGGAGATCGAGAATATCGGCCAGTCCGATCTCGTCATCCACGGGGTCAAGCGGCTGCACGGTGCGACCTACCGCGTCATGCCCGACCGGATCGAGGCCGGCTCCTACGCCTGCGCCGCTGCCATTACCGGCGGCGATGTGATGCTGGAGGGCGCGCGCGAGCACGAGATGCTGGCGACGCTTCATGCGCTACAGGCGATCGGTTGCGAGGTGGAAGGCTCGAAGGCAGGTGTGCGGGTGGCCGCCAATGGCCCGCTCAAGGCGACCAACCTCACCACCGCACCCTATCCCGGCCTCGCCACCGACATGCAGGCGCAGCTGATGAGCCTGCTGTGCCTTGCCGAGGGCACCAGTGTGCTCAAGGAAACCATCTTCGAAAACCGCTTCATGCATGTGCCCGAACTCGCCCGCATGGGCGCCGATATCGAGACCGAGGGCCGCACTGCCATCGTCAAGGGCGTCGGCAAGCTGACCGGGGCCGAGGTCATGGCGACGGACCTGCGCGCTTCGATGAGCCTCATCATCGCCGCACTCGCCGCAGAGGGCGAAAGCCAGGTGCGCCGGATCTACCACCTGGATCGCGGTTATGAGCGGCTGGAAGAGAAGCTCCAGCTGGTGGGCGCAGATATCGAACGGGTCGGCGACGACTGA
- a CDS encoding DUF3576 domain-containing protein encodes MRKSHNRLRTVTRIALGGAALASLAACGGGERPEADLAASRISTIGVNSYLWRAALETVSFAPLLQADSAGGVIVTDWYANPQNPGERVKLTVSILDQDLRADALRVAASRQVAQGGAWVDAPVQAATVQKLEDIILTKARELRRQAVAG; translated from the coding sequence ATGCGCAAATCCCACAACCGCCTCCGCACCGTCACCCGCATTGCCCTGGGAGGTGCCGCGTTGGCCTCGCTGGCCGCATGTGGCGGCGGCGAACGTCCCGAGGCGGACCTTGCGGCTTCGCGGATCAGCACCATCGGCGTTAATTCCTACCTGTGGCGCGCCGCGCTGGAGACGGTCAGCTTCGCGCCGCTGCTGCAGGCTGACAGCGCCGGCGGCGTGATCGTGACCGACTGGTACGCCAATCCGCAAAACCCTGGTGAGCGCGTCAAGCTGACGGTTTCGATCCTTGACCAGGATCTGCGGGCCGATGCGCTGCGCGTTGCTGCCAGTCGCCAGGTTGCACAGGGCGGCGCCTGGGTCGATGCGCCGGTCCAGGCTGCCACGGTGCAGAAGCTGGAAGACATCATCCTGACCAAGGCGCGCGAGCTTCGCCGCCAGGCTGTGGCCGGCTGA
- a CDS encoding exopolysaccharide biosynthesis polyprenyl glycosylphosphotransferase has protein sequence MNAPAKAEHGTAKAAPTLAIAPAPSLERRRLRAYLMLVAVDVVLILAGFLLAGQLYLGRLPDPQAMRQAYLLLPIFLTIAMYQGTYSIRTLLEWRYATVRVLLALAISAALLAFVAFYLKTSATFSRVTLTLGLALSAGMMVAVRALAVAMVRRRWQGFVRNRLLVLDGGPKLEIGANRIIDAASLGLDPTAEDPHALDRLGHALLHQDEVVVSCPSQRREHWAWALKASGVRGEIVSEMAHDLGALGVRRYDMADVTTLVVSAGPLGLRSRAMKRAFDIALALGGLLLLSPLLLLVAMLVWLEDRGSVLFVQQRTGRGNRFFPMLKFRSMKVQQTDADGCRSTGRDDDRLTRIGGLLRRTSIDELPQLVNVLRGEMSIVGPRPHAAGSLAGDKAFWQVDSRYWHRHALKPGLTGLAQVRGLRGATDEERDLSERLQADLEYLVNWSLWGDLGIVLRTVLVLRHDRAF, from the coding sequence GTGAATGCGCCCGCCAAAGCCGAGCATGGCACCGCGAAAGCCGCGCCGACTCTGGCGATCGCCCCCGCGCCTTCGCTCGAGCGTCGCCGGCTGCGGGCCTATCTCATGCTGGTGGCGGTCGATGTGGTGCTGATCCTTGCCGGGTTCCTGCTGGCGGGCCAGCTGTATCTCGGCCGTCTGCCCGACCCGCAGGCGATGCGCCAGGCCTACCTGTTGTTGCCGATATTCCTGACCATAGCCATGTACCAGGGCACGTACTCGATCAGGACCCTGCTCGAATGGCGTTATGCCACTGTGCGCGTGTTGCTGGCACTGGCGATCTCGGCGGCCCTGTTGGCCTTCGTGGCCTTCTACCTCAAGACCAGCGCGACCTTCTCGCGCGTCACGCTGACGCTCGGACTCGCGCTTTCCGCCGGGATGATGGTGGCCGTGCGGGCGCTGGCTGTAGCGATGGTCCGGCGGCGCTGGCAGGGGTTCGTCCGCAATCGCCTGCTGGTGCTCGACGGCGGGCCAAAACTCGAGATCGGAGCCAATCGCATCATCGATGCGGCAAGCCTCGGGCTCGATCCGACCGCCGAGGATCCGCATGCGCTCGACCGTCTGGGGCACGCGCTGCTCCATCAGGATGAAGTCGTGGTAAGCTGTCCGTCGCAAAGGCGCGAGCACTGGGCCTGGGCACTCAAGGCGAGCGGTGTGCGTGGGGAGATTGTCAGCGAGATGGCGCATGATCTCGGCGCGCTCGGTGTGCGCCGGTATGACATGGCGGACGTGACAACGCTGGTTGTCAGCGCCGGCCCCCTGGGTCTGCGGTCGCGGGCGATGAAGCGCGCGTTCGATATCGCGCTGGCGCTGGGGGGATTGCTGCTGCTGTCGCCCTTGCTGCTGCTCGTGGCCATGCTGGTCTGGCTCGAGGATCGCGGTTCGGTGCTGTTCGTGCAGCAGCGCACCGGGCGTGGCAACCGTTTCTTCCCGATGCTGAAATTCCGCTCGATGAAGGTGCAACAGACGGATGCCGACGGCTGCCGATCCACCGGGCGTGACGACGATCGGTTGACCCGGATCGGCGGGCTCCTGCGTCGCACCAGCATCGACGAACTGCCTCAGCTGGTGAATGTGCTGCGCGGCGAGATGAGCATCGTGGGTCCGCGCCCGCATGCGGCCGGGAGCCTCGCAGGAGACAAGGCATTCTGGCAGGTCGATTCGCGCTATTGGCACCGCCATGCGTTGAAGCCCGGCTTGACGGGGCTGGCACAGGTGCGCGGCCTGCGTGGGGCGACCGATGAGGAACGCGATCTGTCAGAGCGCCTGCAGGCGGACTTGGAGTATCTCGTCAACTGGAGCCTGTGGGGCGACCTCGGCATAGTTTTGCGGACGGTGCTGGTGCTTCGTCATGACCGCGCTTTCTGA
- the lptE gene encoding LPS assembly lipoprotein LptE has protein sequence MRALMLLVALLALGGCGLQPIYAGGVNGNAAVQGLAAIEVAPMPGRAGWLMANALNDRLSAAGNATPRYRLDVRLDDNLEGLGLLNDDTIGRERRTLRARYQLVDLSTGSIVLDATAGSDAGIDVVSSEYATIAAEQTALERLAGEVADQIVTRISLTLRNGQ, from the coding sequence ATGCGCGCCCTGATGCTCTTGGTCGCATTGCTGGCGCTGGGCGGTTGCGGATTGCAGCCGATCTATGCCGGTGGGGTAAACGGCAATGCCGCCGTCCAGGGTCTCGCTGCCATTGAAGTCGCACCGATGCCGGGCCGCGCCGGGTGGCTCATGGCCAACGCCCTCAATGATCGGCTCTCGGCGGCGGGCAATGCAACGCCGCGTTACCGCCTCGATGTGCGTCTCGACGACAATCTCGAGGGCCTCGGCCTGCTCAACGACGACACCATCGGGCGTGAGCGGCGTACGCTGCGGGCACGCTACCAGCTGGTCGACCTTTCGACCGGCTCGATCGTGCTCGACGCGACCGCCGGTTCTGACGCAGGGATCGACGTTGTGTCCAGCGAGTACGCCACGATCGCTGCCGAGCAGACGGCCCTCGAGCGGCTGGCGGGTGAAGTGGCCGACCAGATCGTGACCCGGATCTCGCTCACCCTGCGCAACGGGCAATGA
- a CDS encoding DNA polymerase III subunit delta → MKATQRDFPGAASKFARQCSIFFFCGPDESGAAAAADAVCAALPDAGERVELAGAELKRDPVLLGDEARSTSLFGDARHIFVRASGDELLDAVGNFFLGSGEACPVLIVASGATDKSRTAKLLEKRPDALVAMFYPPDLRSMTGTVRDLADAAGVRLSGDLAERIARASALDQRLALSEVTKLALYLDASPEAPKTADPAAWNEIGAATEEDGFMPIVNAALSGQVKRLPAELARMRELGINAVAVALAVERRTAQLAQLAARLGRSSDIGGLIDSEKAARRIFWKDERDLREQLKIWRGKRLDRLVARVTALHRNLLGNSQSAEMLLAQELAEIASHASLVGTR, encoded by the coding sequence ATGAAGGCAACCCAGCGTGACTTTCCCGGGGCGGCGAGCAAGTTCGCCCGGCAATGCTCGATCTTTTTCTTCTGCGGCCCCGACGAATCGGGAGCGGCCGCCGCGGCGGATGCGGTGTGTGCCGCGCTCCCCGACGCCGGTGAGCGAGTGGAACTCGCCGGGGCCGAGCTCAAACGCGATCCCGTGCTGTTGGGGGACGAGGCGCGCTCGACTTCGCTGTTCGGCGATGCCCGCCACATCTTCGTGCGAGCGTCGGGAGACGAACTGCTCGACGCGGTGGGCAATTTCTTCCTTGGCTCGGGCGAAGCCTGCCCGGTCCTGATTGTCGCTTCGGGCGCAACCGACAAGTCGCGTACCGCCAAGCTGCTGGAGAAGCGGCCCGACGCATTGGTGGCGATGTTCTATCCTCCCGACCTGCGCAGCATGACCGGCACGGTGCGCGATCTCGCCGATGCGGCAGGCGTGCGACTGAGCGGCGACCTCGCGGAAAGGATCGCCCGTGCATCGGCCCTCGACCAGCGGCTGGCGCTGTCCGAAGTGACCAAGCTCGCGCTCTATCTCGATGCCTCTCCCGAAGCGCCCAAGACCGCAGATCCTGCCGCCTGGAACGAGATTGGCGCTGCCACCGAGGAAGACGGCTTCATGCCGATCGTCAACGCGGCCCTCTCGGGGCAGGTCAAGCGGCTCCCCGCCGAACTCGCCCGAATGCGCGAGCTTGGCATCAACGCCGTGGCCGTCGCGCTCGCAGTGGAACGACGGACCGCACAATTGGCACAACTGGCAGCAAGGCTGGGGCGGAGCAGCGACATCGGCGGACTGATCGATTCGGAAAAGGCGGCGCGGCGAATTTTCTGGAAAGACGAGCGAGACCTGCGCGAGCAATTGAAGATATGGCGCGGCAAGCGGCTCGACCGGCTGGTTGCCCGGGTCACCGCGCTGCATCGCAACCTTCTGGGCAACAGCCAGTCCGCCGAAATGCTGCTGGCACAGGAGCTGGCCGAAATAGCCAGCCATGCGTCCTTGGTCGGGACACGTTGA
- the leuS gene encoding leucine--tRNA ligase, with amino-acid sequence MSDTRFDPAQADARWQSAWDEARAFRADSNSDKPKSFVLEMFPYPSGRIHVGHVRNYTMGDVLARYKKMRGFEVLHPMGWDAFGMPAENAAMEKGVHPGGWTRANIEHMKSQLKRLGFALDWSRELATCEPDYYGHEQALFIDLYKAGLVYRKESEVNWDPVDMTVLANEQVIDGKGWRSGAEVEKRKLAQWFLKITDFAEDLLEGLGSLDNWPDKVRLMQENWIGKSQGLEFSFDLSNGDALPVYTTRPDTIFGTSFVAVAPDHPVAQGVAAQNCDAARFIELCKKGGTTAAELETAEKLGFDTGIGAKHPFTGAYLPVFIANFVLMDYGTGAIMAVPGHDQRDFDFATKYGLPIPRVVAASVEEAGKPFSGQAEAGDGVIVNSDFLDGMSVEDAKAEIIKRIEVEGRGQGKTVWRLRDWGVSRQRYWGTPIPFVHCPEENGGCGVVPVPKEQLPVTLPDDVDFRTPGNPLLRHPTWKHTTCPDCGAAAVRETDTLDTFVDSSWYFLRFASQPADKPFDKDEVARWLPVEQYIGGIEHAILHLLYARFWTRALAHIGLIDVREPFASLFTQGMVTHETYSRREDGREVFYSPEEVNRTGEGASLKDGGAPVEIGRVIKMSKSKKNVVDPDTMVDRYGADAVRWFMLSDSPPERDLPWSEAGIEGCWRFVQRVWRLSDQHDAGAGGEDKALARKTHQTIAAVADDIEALSFNKAVARLYELASAIDKAAPSASRSEAIRSMLHMLSPMMPHLAEEAWAKIGGTGLLAEATWPQVDPALLVEDEVTIAVQHMGKLRDTLTAPKGSPRENLEALALASEKVQRSIDGATVRKVIVVPDRLVNIVT; translated from the coding sequence ATGAGCGACACCCGTTTCGATCCGGCCCAGGCCGACGCGCGCTGGCAATCCGCCTGGGACGAGGCGCGGGCCTTCCGCGCCGACAGCAATTCGGACAAGCCGAAGAGCTTCGTGCTGGAGATGTTTCCCTATCCTTCGGGAAGGATCCATGTCGGCCACGTGCGCAATTACACCATGGGTGACGTGCTGGCGCGCTACAAGAAAATGCGTGGGTTCGAGGTCCTCCACCCGATGGGCTGGGACGCCTTCGGCATGCCGGCGGAAAATGCCGCGATGGAAAAGGGCGTCCACCCCGGCGGCTGGACCCGCGCCAATATCGAACACATGAAATCGCAGCTCAAGCGCCTCGGCTTCGCGCTCGACTGGAGCCGCGAGCTGGCGACCTGCGAGCCGGACTATTACGGCCACGAGCAGGCGCTGTTCATCGATCTGTACAAGGCCGGCCTCGTCTACCGCAAGGAAAGCGAGGTCAACTGGGACCCGGTCGACATGACCGTGCTCGCCAACGAGCAGGTGATCGACGGCAAGGGCTGGCGCAGCGGCGCCGAGGTCGAGAAGCGCAAGCTGGCGCAGTGGTTTCTCAAGATCACCGACTTTGCCGAAGACCTGCTCGAAGGGCTCGGCAGCCTCGACAACTGGCCCGACAAGGTCCGCCTGATGCAGGAAAACTGGATCGGCAAGTCGCAAGGGCTGGAGTTCAGCTTCGACCTGTCCAATGGCGACGCGCTGCCAGTCTATACCACGCGGCCCGATACGATCTTCGGGACGAGCTTCGTCGCGGTCGCGCCCGACCATCCGGTGGCGCAGGGCGTGGCGGCGCAGAATTGCGACGCCGCCAGGTTCATCGAGCTGTGCAAGAAGGGCGGCACCACCGCAGCCGAACTGGAGACGGCGGAGAAGCTGGGTTTCGACACCGGCATCGGGGCGAAACATCCCTTCACCGGCGCTTATCTGCCGGTCTTCATCGCCAACTTCGTGCTGATGGATTACGGCACCGGCGCGATCATGGCGGTGCCGGGGCACGACCAGCGCGACTTCGATTTCGCCACCAAATACGGCCTGCCGATCCCGCGCGTCGTCGCGGCCAGCGTCGAAGAAGCGGGCAAGCCCTTCTCTGGCCAGGCCGAGGCGGGCGACGGGGTGATCGTCAATTCGGACTTCCTCGACGGCATGAGCGTCGAGGACGCCAAGGCCGAGATCATCAAGCGGATCGAGGTCGAGGGTCGCGGCCAGGGCAAGACGGTCTGGCGCCTGCGCGACTGGGGGGTCAGCCGCCAACGTTACTGGGGCACGCCGATCCCCTTCGTCCATTGCCCAGAAGAAAATGGCGGCTGCGGCGTGGTGCCGGTGCCCAAGGAACAACTGCCCGTCACCCTGCCCGACGATGTCGATTTCCGGACCCCGGGCAACCCGCTGCTGCGGCACCCGACGTGGAAGCACACCACCTGTCCCGATTGCGGTGCGGCGGCTGTCCGAGAAACCGACACGCTCGACACTTTCGTCGATTCGAGCTGGTACTTCCTGCGCTTCGCCAGCCAGCCGGCAGACAAGCCGTTCGACAAGGACGAGGTCGCCAGATGGCTGCCGGTCGAGCAGTATATCGGCGGCATCGAGCATGCGATCCTGCACCTGCTCTACGCCCGCTTCTGGACCCGGGCGCTGGCCCATATCGGCCTGATCGATGTCCGGGAGCCCTTCGCCTCGCTGTTCACGCAAGGGATGGTGACGCACGAGACCTATTCGCGCCGCGAGGATGGTCGCGAAGTGTTCTATTCGCCCGAGGAGGTGAACCGCACCGGCGAAGGCGCGAGCCTCAAGGATGGCGGGGCGCCGGTCGAGATCGGCCGGGTCATCAAGATGTCCAAGTCGAAGAAGAACGTCGTCGACCCGGATACGATGGTGGATCGCTATGGTGCCGACGCGGTGCGCTGGTTCATGCTCAGCGACAGCCCGCCCGAACGCGACCTGCCGTGGTCCGAAGCCGGGATCGAGGGCTGCTGGCGCTTCGTCCAGCGAGTCTGGCGTCTCAGCGACCAGCACGATGCCGGGGCCGGGGGCGAGGACAAGGCGCTCGCGCGCAAGACGCATCAAACCATCGCGGCGGTCGCCGATGATATCGAGGCGCTGAGTTTCAACAAGGCGGTGGCCCGGCTCTACGAACTTGCGAGCGCGATCGACAAGGCGGCGCCATCGGCGTCTCGCTCCGAGGCGATCCGCAGCATGCTGCACATGTTGTCGCCGATGATGCCGCACCTGGCCGAAGAGGCCTGGGCGAAGATTGGCGGCACAGGCTTGCTCGCCGAAGCGACCTGGCCCCAGGTCGATCCGGCGCTGCTGGTGGAGGATGAAGTGACCATCGCCGTCCAGCATATGGGCAAGCTGCGCGACACGCTGACCGCGCCCAAGGGAAGCCCCCGGGAAAACCTCGAAGCCCTTGCGCTCGCCAGCGAGAAGGTTCAGCGTTCGATCGATGGAGCCACTGTTCGCAAGGTGATCGTCGTGCCCGACCGGCTGGTCAATATCGTTACCTGA
- a CDS encoding UTP--glucose-1-phosphate uridylyltransferase, which produces MSSPKPIKKAVFPVAGLGTRFLPATKAIPKELLPIVDRPLIQYAVDEAREAGIEQMIFVTGRGKTAIVEHFDVAYELETTMAERGKSLDVLEPTRFTPGAIITVRQQVPLGLGHAIWCARAIVGDEPFAIFLPDELMIPHRLGDGAVGTGCMKQMVEAYGQTGGNLISVLEVPREEVSSYGVIDPGARVSDTLTEVRGLVEKPPVSEAPSNKIVSGRYILQPEVMRVLEDQGKGAGGEIQLTDAMARMIGTQPFHAVTFDGRRYDCGSKLGFVEATLALALEREDMGAEVRAMAERLLW; this is translated from the coding sequence ATGAGCAGCCCGAAACCGATCAAGAAAGCCGTCTTCCCCGTCGCGGGGCTCGGCACCCGGTTCCTGCCGGCGACCAAGGCGATTCCCAAGGAACTGCTGCCGATCGTCGACCGCCCGCTGATCCAGTATGCGGTGGACGAGGCGCGCGAGGCGGGGATCGAGCAGATGATTTTCGTCACCGGACGCGGCAAGACCGCCATCGTCGAGCATTTCGACGTCGCCTACGAGCTCGAGACAACCATGGCCGAGCGCGGCAAGTCACTCGATGTCCTGGAACCGACCCGTTTCACCCCGGGCGCCATCATCACCGTCCGCCAGCAGGTGCCGCTGGGGCTCGGCCACGCGATCTGGTGCGCTCGCGCCATTGTCGGCGACGAGCCTTTCGCGATCTTCCTGCCCGACGAGCTGATGATCCCGCACAGGCTGGGCGACGGCGCCGTCGGCACAGGCTGCATGAAGCAGATGGTCGAGGCCTACGGGCAAACCGGCGGCAATCTCATCAGCGTACTGGAAGTGCCGCGGGAAGAGGTTTCCAGCTACGGCGTGATCGATCCGGGCGCGCGGGTCTCGGACACGCTGACCGAAGTGCGCGGGCTGGTCGAGAAGCCGCCGGTGAGCGAGGCGCCGTCGAACAAGATCGTCTCGGGCCGCTATATCCTCCAGCCCGAAGTGATGCGGGTGCTGGAGGACCAGGGCAAGGGCGCCGGCGGCGAGATCCAGCTGACCGATGCCATGGCGCGGATGATCGGCACCCAGCCGTTCCACGCCGTCACCTTCGACGGCCGCCGCTACGACTGCGGCAGCAAGCTGGGCTTCGTCGAGGCGACCCTGGCCCTGGCGCTGGAGCGCGAGGACATGGGCGCGGAAGTGCGGGCGATGGCGGAGAGATTGTTGTGGTAA
- a CDS encoding ribbon-helix-helix domain-containing protein — translation MNIPYHPPVKRSVEIAGHKTSISMEPLFWDMLRNAAEAEGVPINALVARIDEQRIKAPTPPGLASAIRVWLVASAAGQ, via the coding sequence ATGAACATTCCCTACCACCCCCCGGTCAAACGCTCTGTCGAAATCGCCGGGCACAAGACCTCGATCAGCATGGAGCCGCTGTTTTGGGATATGCTGCGTAATGCAGCCGAGGCAGAGGGCGTGCCGATCAATGCGCTGGTGGCCAGGATCGACGAGCAACGCATCAAGGCACCGACGCCGCCCGGACTCGCCAGCGCGATCCGGGTGTGGCTTGTGGCAAGTGCCGCCGGTCAGTAG
- a CDS encoding DUF4019 domain-containing protein: protein MRTGIDDLTDKEKETLRLIVRGHDAKSTARELGLSVHTVNERLRDARRKLSVSSSREAARHLLAAEAHDPESLGDAFLGEAGGAQVMAGQPASTHAEWWARPRFALFASGVLAMSLIFAALLLPASPLSMLPASISASAEASDEASAEAAARAAEDFLELIDDGQWAESYAATGAQFRELNTLERWTEVSEKVRPPLGEMHTRDLVANEFVPAPPQGYRMVKFASSYANGTRQVETLSLSWEEGAWKVVGIVFE from the coding sequence ATGCGCACCGGCATCGACGACCTGACCGACAAGGAAAAGGAAACGCTCCGCCTGATCGTGCGCGGGCACGATGCCAAATCGACTGCGCGCGAGCTGGGACTGTCGGTTCACACTGTCAACGAACGGCTCCGCGATGCGCGGCGCAAGCTCTCGGTTTCCAGCAGCCGCGAGGCAGCGCGGCACTTGCTGGCGGCCGAAGCGCACGACCCCGAATCGCTTGGGGACGCGTTTTTGGGGGAAGCCGGGGGTGCGCAAGTCATGGCAGGCCAGCCGGCATCCACTCATGCCGAGTGGTGGGCGAGGCCCCGCTTCGCTCTTTTCGCTTCCGGAGTTCTTGCCATGTCCCTGATTTTCGCGGCGTTGCTCTTGCCTGCCTCGCCCCTTTCGATGCTGCCTGCCAGCATCTCCGCCAGCGCCGAAGCATCGGACGAAGCCAGTGCCGAGGCTGCCGCCCGCGCCGCCGAGGATTTTCTCGAACTGATCGATGACGGCCAATGGGCGGAAAGTTACGCCGCCACCGGCGCGCAGTTCCGCGAACTCAACACGCTCGAGCGCTGGACCGAAGTATCGGAAAAGGTCCGTCCGCCGCTGGGCGAAATGCATACCCGGGACCTGGTAGCGAACGAATTCGTCCCGGCGCCGCCCCAAGGCTACCGGATGGTCAAATTCGCCAGCAGCTATGCCAATGGCACCAGACAGGTCGAGACCTTGTCGCTCTCCTGGGAAGAGGGGGCCTGGAAGGTCGTCGGCATCGTCTTCGAGTGA